One window from the genome of Gemmatimonadaceae bacterium encodes:
- a CDS encoding ring-cleaving dioxygenase, whose protein sequence is MSFPILGLHHVTATVDDAQADLDFGLDALGLRLVKKTVNFDNRGVYHFYYGDERGTPGTLWTTFPYRTRGVPAGIKGAGQVTVTSFSVPAGSLDRWKTRLRARGFTVTDAPPRFGEESIIVADPSGLFIELVGTAGDTRRPWVASDIDEASAVRGIHSVTMTVGDPAPTLAFMRDWFGFDVTEEMEGRRRVSVNGVGPGRSIDVLTSSDGARARNGVGTVHHVAMAIAESGEQLRLREALISRGIAVTPVMDRSYFQSIYFREPGGVLLEVATTAPGFAVDEPVEQLGRGLKLPPWEESKRAEIEAALPPVRY, encoded by the coding sequence ATGAGCTTCCCGATCCTCGGCCTGCACCACGTGACGGCGACGGTCGACGACGCGCAGGCCGATCTCGACTTCGGCCTCGACGCCCTCGGCCTCCGTCTCGTGAAGAAGACGGTGAACTTCGATAATCGCGGTGTCTATCATTTCTACTACGGAGACGAGCGCGGAACGCCCGGGACGCTCTGGACCACCTTCCCCTATAGAACGCGGGGAGTTCCGGCGGGCATCAAGGGCGCCGGCCAGGTGACCGTCACCTCGTTCTCCGTTCCGGCGGGGTCCCTCGACCGCTGGAAGACGCGGCTCCGCGCCCGCGGCTTCACCGTGACCGACGCCCCGCCGCGATTCGGCGAAGAATCGATCATCGTCGCCGATCCGTCAGGACTGTTCATCGAACTCGTCGGCACCGCCGGTGACACGCGCCGTCCGTGGGTCGCCAGCGACATCGACGAGGCGTCCGCCGTGCGCGGCATTCACAGCGTGACGATGACCGTCGGTGATCCCGCGCCGACGCTGGCGTTCATGCGCGACTGGTTCGGCTTCGACGTCACCGAGGAGATGGAGGGACGCCGGCGGGTGTCGGTGAATGGAGTGGGGCCGGGCAGGTCCATCGACGTTCTCACGTCGTCGGACGGCGCGCGCGCCCGGAACGGCGTCGGGACGGTGCACCACGTGGCCATGGCGATCGCCGAATCGGGCGAGCAGCTGCGGCTGCGCGAAGCGCTGATCAGCCGGGGAATCGCGGTCACGCCCGTGATGGACCGGTCGTACTTCCAGTCGATCTACTTCCGGGAGCCCGGGGGCGTGCTGTTGGAGGTGGCGACCACGGCCCCCGGATTCGCGGTCGACGAGCCGGTGGAGCAGTTGGGGCGCGGACTCAAGCTGCCGCCGTGGGAAGAATCCAAGCGCGCCGAGATCGAGGCCGCGCTTCCGCCCGTACGGTACTGA
- a CDS encoding maleylacetate reductase — MVFAPGALRELRPQLAHLGVRRAFVVTTGGRAAGLASPRDVLGDALVEVFGGAREHVPVDTVSEALGRFRASRADGCIAIGGGSAIGLGKAIARASGAPLVAVPTTYSGSEMTSIWGQTDAAGKRTGRDPAAKPRLVIYDVALTLGLPADLSAASGMNAMAHAVEAMYAANATDGTRAMAEEAVHSLTAGLPAVVAMGSELGARTLVLVGAHLAGCALDEASMGLHHRICHVLGGTFKLPHARTHAAVLPHVVAFNAESAAEAMRRLGDAIGNADVAAGLAALNRTLRIGATLGELGLRRTDVDRAADEIAAAPYPNPRPVTREDVRMVLSAAL, encoded by the coding sequence GTGGTATTCGCGCCCGGCGCGCTGCGGGAGTTGCGGCCGCAGCTCGCGCACCTGGGCGTCCGCCGCGCGTTCGTCGTGACGACGGGCGGCCGAGCGGCCGGGCTCGCGTCGCCGCGGGACGTGCTGGGCGATGCACTCGTGGAGGTGTTCGGCGGCGCGCGCGAGCACGTGCCGGTGGACACCGTCTCGGAGGCGCTCGGCCGCTTTCGCGCGTCGCGCGCCGACGGGTGCATCGCGATCGGGGGCGGGTCGGCGATCGGACTCGGCAAGGCGATCGCCAGAGCGAGCGGCGCTCCGCTCGTCGCCGTGCCCACGACCTATTCCGGTTCCGAGATGACCTCCATCTGGGGTCAGACCGACGCCGCCGGCAAACGCACCGGCCGAGATCCGGCCGCGAAGCCGCGGCTCGTGATCTACGACGTCGCGCTCACCCTGGGGTTGCCCGCCGACCTGAGCGCGGCCAGCGGCATGAATGCGATGGCGCACGCGGTGGAGGCGATGTACGCCGCCAATGCCACCGATGGCACGCGCGCCATGGCGGAAGAGGCGGTGCACTCCCTGACGGCCGGCCTGCCGGCCGTGGTCGCGATGGGAAGCGAACTCGGGGCGAGGACCCTGGTGCTGGTCGGCGCTCATCTGGCCGGGTGCGCGCTCGACGAGGCGTCGATGGGGCTCCATCATCGGATCTGTCACGTGCTTGGCGGAACGTTCAAGCTGCCGCACGCGCGCACGCACGCGGCCGTGCTGCCCCACGTGGTGGCGTTCAATGCGGAGTCGGCCGCGGAGGCGATGCGGCGGCTGGGCGACGCCATCGGGAACGCGGACGTGGCGGCGGGCCTCGCGGCGCTCAATCGCACGCTGCGCATCGGCGCCACGCTCGGCGAGCTCGGGCTGCGCCGCACGGATGTGGATCGCGCGGCCGACGAGATCGCGGCGGCGCCGTATCCGAACCCCAGGCCCGTCACGCGCGAAGACGTTCGCATGGTGCTGTCGGCCGCACTCTGA
- a CDS encoding APC family permease produces MSEPNAGTGLRRVLRLWDLVFFYVVAVVGMRWVAVAAAAGPSALVIWVVAAVALFIPLAFTVLELSSRYPQEGGIYIWTKQAFGEFTGFMTGWTYWGANLTYLPGLLYFAASSALYIFGGRFAHLQSSGVYFMAVALGGLALATWLNIVGLQFGKWLANVGAFATWIPMAVLIAMGLFAGWKFGSATPITGESLMPSTGLKDMIFWGTIAFGFSGLEAGSFMGEEIENPRRTVPRAVLIAGVIIPAIYILGTLAILLALPRGQITGLQGIMDAIVRTGDRVGVTGLGPIASVLIVVSTLGGVGVWLSAPARLPFVAGIDNYLPRAFGRLHPRFGTPYVALLLQAGVAAVCAILGQAGETPKKAYEILVSLGIISYFLPYLTMFAAMIRLQREPAGSEVMRVPGGKSMAILFGALGFTTSAVSIVLAAIPPAGEPHPGRYVFKVVGLSALLVVAGAVTYAAGSRKRARAMLERERTP; encoded by the coding sequence ATGTCCGAGCCGAACGCAGGAACGGGACTTCGCCGCGTACTGCGCCTGTGGGACCTGGTGTTCTTCTATGTGGTGGCGGTGGTGGGAATGCGATGGGTTGCCGTGGCCGCTGCGGCCGGCCCCAGCGCGCTGGTGATCTGGGTGGTGGCCGCCGTGGCGCTCTTCATCCCGCTCGCATTCACGGTGCTCGAACTGTCCTCCCGGTATCCACAGGAGGGCGGGATCTACATCTGGACCAAGCAGGCGTTCGGTGAGTTCACTGGTTTCATGACCGGGTGGACGTATTGGGGCGCCAACCTGACGTATCTGCCCGGGCTCCTCTATTTCGCCGCCAGCAGCGCGCTCTACATTTTCGGCGGTCGCTTCGCGCATCTCCAGAGCAGCGGGGTCTACTTCATGGCCGTGGCGCTCGGCGGGCTGGCGCTGGCGACCTGGCTCAACATCGTGGGCCTGCAGTTCGGCAAATGGCTCGCCAACGTCGGCGCCTTCGCCACCTGGATCCCGATGGCGGTGCTGATCGCGATGGGCCTCTTCGCCGGCTGGAAGTTCGGCTCGGCCACGCCGATCACGGGTGAGAGCCTGATGCCGAGCACCGGCTTGAAGGACATGATCTTCTGGGGCACCATCGCCTTCGGGTTCAGCGGCCTTGAAGCCGGCTCGTTCATGGGCGAGGAGATCGAGAACCCCCGGCGCACGGTGCCCCGCGCCGTCCTCATCGCGGGTGTGATCATCCCCGCCATCTACATTCTCGGTACCCTTGCCATCCTGCTGGCGCTGCCCCGCGGACAGATCACGGGGCTCCAGGGCATCATGGACGCCATCGTGCGCACTGGCGACCGGGTGGGCGTCACGGGATTGGGGCCGATCGCGTCGGTCCTGATCGTGGTCAGTACGCTTGGCGGCGTGGGCGTCTGGCTTTCGGCTCCGGCCCGGCTTCCATTCGTAGCCGGCATCGACAACTATCTGCCTCGTGCGTTCGGCCGGCTGCATCCCCGCTTCGGCACGCCGTACGTGGCGCTGCTGCTCCAGGCCGGCGTCGCCGCCGTCTGCGCCATCCTGGGGCAGGCGGGAGAGACGCCCAAGAAGGCCTATGAGATCCTCGTCAGTCTCGGAATCATCTCCTACTTTCTGCCCTACCTGACCATGTTCGCGGCCATGATCCGGCTTCAGCGCGAACCCGCCGGTTCCGAAGTGATGCGCGTGCCGGGCGGCAAGTCCATGGCGATCCTGTTCGGGGCGCTGGGGTTCACGACCTCGGCGGTCTCGATCGTGCTGGCCGCGATCCCGCCGGCCGGCGAACCCCATCCCGGCCGATACGTGTTCAAGGTGGTCGGGTTGAGCGCTCTGCTCGTGGTCGCCGGCGCGGTGACGTATGCCGCGGGGAGTCGCAAGCGAGCGCGCGCGATGCTCGAGCGAGA